The stretch of DNA GTGGTTCGTCAGCCGCAGCAGTCCCATCCACATATTGAAGCAGTCTTTTTTTGACTGACTCGTTCATTCCATCTCCGTTATCGATTACTTCTACGTAGATTCGGTCCTGATGACGATAAATATGAAGACGGATTTCTCCATTTGCTTCATAGGCTTCGACGCCATGAATAAAGGCGTTTTCGATTAATGGCTGAAGGATTAAACTAGGAATTTCAATATCTAGACAATCTTCCTCAATCTCTGTGACAAACTGAATCCGTTCACCAAATCGAGTCTGTTGAATATAAAAATACTCTTTTACAATTCGTACTTCATCTCTTAGGGTCGAGGCTTTATCGAAATCACTTAAGTTATAGCGAAGAATAGCAGCAACTGCCTCTATCAAGCGCGAGGTATGCTCTGCTTCCTCCAGATAGGCCATCTTTGAAACCGTATTCAAAGTATTGAATAAGAAGTGAGGATTGATTTGGTTTTGAAGACTCCTTAACTCCAATTCTTTTAACAGCTTATCTAATTCACCCTTTTGTTTGATTTCCGTTACTAGCTGCCTTAGGTTTGTACGCATTTGGTTGAACGTTTCGGTTAACGGCTTTAATTCATCCTTTGTTGTGATTTTTATATCTTCCCCGGATAAGTTCCCTTTTGAGATTTGCTTAGCCGCTTGTGACAATAAACTAATTGGTTTGGTAATCCCGCCCGAAATCCATAATGCTAACAAGGTGCTTAGGAAAAATGCGGCGGCGAAAAGAGAAATGGACATTAACTTATAATAATGATTTTGCCTCTCCATTTGGTTATAGAATTGTTGGTAATCGGTGAGTTTATTGTTTAACAAGCCCAGTGTACTTTCCTGCAAAAAGGAAGCAATTTTCATGACTTCATTAAAATGATAGGAGTATTGGTTTATATCTTCTTTTTGGAAGGCCATAATGG from Bacillus sp. SLBN-46 encodes:
- a CDS encoding histidine kinase; translated protein: MLFRIRSKLLLYFIVLVVLLSSVGFFFYKSSENLVVEYDDSFERFLLLNDISKRTNLVAEKLHAYILDKEVSYLKDYQREKTKLLKDQSSLYEELDTNDIKLINYKNMIDSFLEESDATIMAFQKEDINQYSYHFNEVMKIASFLQESTLGLLNNKLTDYQQFYNQMERQNHYYKLMSISLFAAAFFLSTLLALWISGGITKPISLLSQAAKQISKGNLSGEDIKITTKDELKPLTETFNQMRTNLRQLVTEIKQKGELDKLLKELELRSLQNQINPHFLFNTLNTVSKMAYLEEAEHTSRLIEAVAAILRYNLSDFDKASTLRDEVRIVKEYFYIQQTRFGERIQFVTEIEEDCLDIEIPSLILQPLIENAFIHGVEAYEANGEIRLHIYRHQDRIYVEVIDNGDGMNESVKKRLLQYVDGTAAADEPPEKAKDHSNGIGVKNVIRRLQLFYQRNDIVEIESELSKGTNFRLTIPIAEKGGSELVKYSYSG